A region of the Leishmania panamensis strain MHOM/PA/94/PSC-1 chromosome 21 sequence genome:
GGCATGAGAAGAGGCACAGGTGTGGATGCGCTACAAAGCCTTGCGTCTGCGATTCTCGCACGGTGATATGGAAAAGCACTAAACAGTCGGTACACGGTGCGCTGtttgcctgtgcgtgcgtgtgtgtgatgtgaTGTGATGTGATGTGATGTGATGTGATGTGAAGGAAGCTCTAAGAaggcgaaaaggaaaagcgcTCGCCTCCGCAGTGTGGTGCGTCGTACTCGTTTTCCTAGGCAGGGAGAGCGGCGTGGGTGGACGTCTCCGTTAGCCTCGCACCTGTATCACGCGCAGCAGACATGCAGAGGTGGTTGGGAATAGAAAGGTAGACTGCTTAACCCACTCACCTCGCTGCTACTCATACCCACCCCTAGACCAGGGTCCACACCTTGCTTCCGGCGTCTACAACTTGCTGACACGTGGTGCAACTCGTTGCTGATAAAAGTAATCAGGATCTCGTCTCATCTTCGGAACTCACCTCAGTGATGCTAACGCAGCCCTGTTGGGTCACACAGACCGTCACATCGTCCTCCTCAACGCACACCGTAGTCACCTGCCTGGCTGCGCTCGTCGGCACATGCGCCCTCTCTGCAGCAGAGACGTCGGTAGTCATTGTAGTTCTGTGAAAAGGGTCTTTGAGCGTACGCTTTAGCGGTGGGGATGAAGCCCCAGCCGGGCGCGCGAGTTGGCCTCGCTGAAAGGAAGCGTCGCTCTTGACGCCCTCTGCAGCCTCGCCGAAATTGACATCGACGTCGACGCAGTCATCGCTGACGCTTTCATCCTCGTTACCATCGTCAATCTCCACGACGACCTCCTGCCGCAGCCCACGCGTAACATCTGCATCGCGTGAGCCGCTACGATGTCGCTTTCGCAATACACCTCCGCCAACAactgctgtgcgcgtgccCTTTGACCCTGCAGACGCCGTCGCGTTGGCCGAGAGCGCCGCAAACATATCCGCCAGGGAACACTGCGTTGATGCCGACGTCCCTCCGTCAGTACCccctgcagtgccgccatTGCCCCCTTCTGTCGGTGGCAGGGGACGCACACGAAGCCCAATAATGGAGAGCTCAAGAAAACGAAGTGGAGGCATCGCTGACACATCATTGGCAGGCGCAGCAATGCCCGTCGGTGCATCGGGCACTTCATTCGTGGGATTGGTGAAAAGAtgtggcgacagcagcgaagtCGTCGATCCCGACTTCCACtcgcctcccttttcctccctcgtCACCTCCCGCATAAGCTTCACAAATTCGCGTAGACCTATGTCTGCAATCTCGGTCGCATCTCGCACGTTCGCCGGTAGGGGCGCTTGCGCTCGATAAGACCGCGTGTGCTGCCCACGACGCACTTGCTCTGGGGTGACGTAAGTGCGGAATACAACCACCAAACTTCGGCCCTCTTTGTAGTAGTGCGACTCGTACTCACTAAACCGGTGCCACAGCTCCCCTGCCAGCGGTGCCAtccacagctgcgccgctgacCACGAGCTGCACATTGGGTGGAAGATCTTACTCGCCCTCATCCCACGCGGCAACACCGGATCAGCGACAGTGTCACTACCAAAGCCGCGGACGCGGTAAAAGACGTACAGACCGGTCCCACTCTTGGCATCGGTGCTACTGCCACTACCGCCAGCATTACTGGCTTTCGTGTCCCTCCTGCAGTTCGCATAGGCGTCATCGACGTGTCCCNNNNNNNNNNNNNNNNNNNNNNNNNNNNNNNNNNNNNNNNNNNNNNNNNNNNNNNNNNNNNNNNNNNNNNNNNNNNNNNNNNNNNNNNNNNNNNNNNNNNNNNNNNNNNNNNNNNNNNNNNNNNNNNNNNNNNNNNNNNNNNNNNNNNNNNNNNNNNNNNNNNNNNNNNNNNNNNNNNNNNNNNNNNNNNNNNNNNNNNNNNNNNNNNNNNNNNNNNNNNNNNNNNNNNNNNNNNNNNNNNNNNNNNNNNNNNNNNNNNNNNNNNNNNNNNNNNNNNNNNNNNNNNNNNNNNNNNNNNNNNNNNNNNNNNNNNNNNNNNNNNNNNNNNNNNNNNNNNNNNNNNNNNNNNNNNNNNNNNNNNNNNNNNNNNNNNNNNNNNNNNNNNNNNNNNNNNNNNNNNNNNNNNNNNNNNNNNNNNNNNNNNNNNNNNNNNNNNNNNNNNNNNNNNNNNNNNNNNNNNNNNNNNNNNNNNNNNNNNNNNNNNNNNNNNNNNNNNNNNNNNNNNNNNNNNNNNNNNNNNNNNNNNNNNNNNNNNNNNNNNNNNNNNNNNNNNNNNNNNNNNNNNNNNNNNNNNNNNNNNNNNNNNNNNNNNNNNNNNNNNNNNNNNNNNNNNNNNNNNNNNNNNNNNNNNNNNNNNNNNNNNNNNNNNNNNNNNNNNNNNNNNNNNNNNNNNNNNNNNNNNNNNNNNNNNNNNNNNNNNNNNNNNNNNNNNNNNNNNNNNNNNNNNNNNNNNNNNNNNNNNNNNNNNNNNNNNNNNNNNNNNNNNNNNNNNNNNNNNNNNNNNNNNNNNNNNNNNNNNNNNNNNNNNNNNNNNNNNNNNNNNNNNNNNNNNCCAGGGACaccttgtgtgtgttgatACGCGGAGCCTCCGGGTAGCAGTACTCGGACTCGCCCACGGCGTACGTGGCGATGTGGGACATCTGCACATCCGGTAGCTCGCGTCTTACCTCGTCTGGCGAGAGGCAAAAGCGTTTCACCCCACGCGCACGAGCCGGGTAGTTCACTGCAATAAAGTTCCCCCACTGTAGGAGTGCGAACGGGGTCACGCGACAGTCCAGCCCGAGGCGCACTGCCTCCACTTGTGCATAGAAGCAGTCCATGTCCACGTGCGCAATGCAGCGCATCGAGTCAGTGCTGaatggggaagaagagactTGCAGTGAAGAGCGGCCGCGGCCATCTTCCCCGGCGCCAGTGGAGCCTGCACCGTACCCGGAGGACATCCGCGCACGATGACAACCAGAAACCCTGTGAAGCACTCATCCAACAGTGGTTATCAAAGCAACAGGGGAAAGTAAGAGTGGCGGCAGAAGCAAAGtgggaggagaaagcggTAGTTGACCTCTACAGAGATGAGGCGGGGGGTTTCCCGTTGAGACGCTCAAACTTATGTGTATACGCTCCTACACatcactgcagcagcgacactcCTGCACCATACCCGCACTGCCTAACTCATCTGATcggggcagagaagaagggacACTGGTTGAgtgcgtgcacgtgtgcgtagTCCCCGAGTGCCGCCGCTTCCCCACCCCGCGTTAACGACAAAAAAGCGTCTTATTTCTTCGATCTGCTCTCGCGGCCCCGTGTTGCCCtttggaggcggcggtgagcaGTACAAGCGCATGGGAAGACTAACAACAACAGTACTGGAACAGTGGTGAACCATCACacgtgccccccccccagaaaaagagagacacacagtCACCATGAACCCCCTTGATGCCCTCGTTGTACAACTGCTCTCCCctacctcccctcccacccacccccctaGTGGATTCGACAAACAAGAAagagcgcacgcacgccggAGGTGATGCACATGCAGTGACGCCCAGACAGAGCCAGAGTGAGCCGGAGAAGATGCCGTACTTGGGCGTGTGTCCGGGTCAGTCAATGACCGTGACACCatcttcgtcctcctcaccgtTGAAGACGACGGTGTTAGCGGACGTAGGGGACGATCGAGGTGGCGACAAAAATGGCAGTGCCAGTACAGATGGTGGTGCCGGCCTTGAAACAACGTGGGAGTGGCCTCCGAgatggtgctggtgctcttCACGGTGCTTGGTAACACTGTGACTCTTCTCTGGGCTCTCCTCACTCGCCGCCTTGCCAgttgggagaggggaggagaagagcagtgttggtggcggtggtgcagttgCTGCCTCCCATGGTGAGCTCTCGCTCACATCCAGCGTCCTCACCTTTGCCACGCTGTAAGTCTCGGGCACGACATCGCACTCGTGCAACGGAGGTGTCTCGCCGACCAGCACTACGCTGCTCGTGTCGTCACCGCTGGGGCACAAACTatgtgaggagagagagaggatacCGGCATCGTCCTCGATGTGTACGGAGTCGTTGCTGTCGGAGTCATCAAGCCACCTCTCATCACCGCTGAGAATCTCCTCCACGCCATCGCCACTCTGCTGACACGCTGCACCAGTACCTCTACCGTCAGCAACTGCAGcgatgaaggaggagaggagagtcTGCTGGCGCGTATGCCCTCGCGCAACTCGCTTCTTACCAGCGGTAGTCCTTTCGCCAGTAATGGCGGTGAGAGAGGGCACGGCACCGGTCTCGCCGGTGCCATCCGAGACGAAGCCGCCAATCGTCAACGTCACCGAATCCGCCGCGGCGTCAGGCTTATTGCGGAACACCGCGTGTACCTCCCGCATGGCCACCGCGGCCAGTACGTCCGGCTGTATAGCCTCCGGTAGCGCGACGGTGTTGCTCGACAGCCCACTCATACTCCGGAACCCGCTATTGCCGAGCTTGATGTTGAAGCTTCGCCCGCGCAAGTGATACAGAGCAGTGAACTCGTTGTAGCGGGAACATAGCTCGCTGGCCAGGACGGTGACCCAGctccgcaccacctcggcggaggtggtgacgcGCCCAAAGTTCTTGGAAGCGATGATTGACTTGGGCAGAGGGCGGTTCGAGACAGTGTCTTCGCCGAACCCACGTAAAAGGTAGAAGACGTACTCCGAAGTGGTGTGTGCCACCAAGCCTTGATGATCCCTCTCAAGGGATGACaaggcggtgcgccgccgtTTCCTGGCAAGTGGTCgactctttctcctttccccgtCCTCCTCAGCATCCGCCCCGACGCCCACATCATGCGTCCCGTCGAGCTTGtacagctgcgcaagcggCACAAGCCATGCCTCGCGGCACTCCGTCACACCGCCGCACACAACGCtcacagcggcgccgagctTCCCCCCAAACCCGCGCAGCCCACTCAGCGGCAGCTCAAACAGCGCACTCGCGCCCCGgtcaggcagcagcagcgtctgctgGTTCGGCTTGTGTCTCGCGCTGATGCACTTTGCTAGAACGCGGTTGTGCGCGATCCCAGCGGAGCAGTCGTAGTGCAGCTCCGCATagatgcgctgccgcagccggtGGACAACgcgcgatgcagcgcacAGCAACAGGCACCGCTCCGCGTACGCAGCGTCGTCCGCGCCAACGCAGAACGCGCGGCTGCCCTCCAgcccagcgccgcactcACCGCGCACCAGGGCGCGCATCGGCTCGTCGAACACAGCAGCCAGCGACGTCCCGCGCGCACAGAGCCAcgcctccatctccgccCGCCGGTCCTCGATCAGCCGCGTCGACGGCTCCATCACGTCCACCAGCGGGTCCAGTGAGGCacccgcggcggcagcgcgcacctCCGCGAGCtcccgccgcgccgcctccgtcacGTCCACGTACGCCTCGTCAATGCCGGCCTTTCCCACCATCACCCCGGGCTCCGACCGGAGAATGGCGAAGATCTGTCGGCTTGCATGTCGGTACGGCTCCAGAGATATCTTGTAGGAGTCTGGTACGGGGTGCGGGTGGTACTGGTATGTCGCTTCTCCCATGCGATAGCTGGGCGAGAGCGCAATAATGAGCTCAGGACACAATGCCTGTGCTTCAGACACTCTGCTGAAGCGTTTCACCCCACGCGCACGAGCCGGGTAGTTCACTGCAATGAGGCTCCCCCACTGAGCCAGCACGAGAGGCGTCACGCGACAGTCCAGCCCGAGGCGCACTGCCTCCACTTGTGCATAGAAGCAGTCCATGTCCACGTGCGCAATGCAGCGCATCGAGTCGGTGCTGaatggggaagaagaggtgcTGAGGAGTGTCGTAGCACAGCCGTGGGTTCTCAAGGATGAAAGCTCAACTGCACATGCGTGCTTGGGTGTCTGTGGTTGGGGTTTGACATAAAGGCACCGCCTCACCGCACGCCGCTTGTACCATCaatggagagaggaggtaaGCGGTGAGGTGATGTCAGACGCTGACACTGCGTGCactaagagagagagagagaatgtgtttgcctgtgtgtgtgtgttggggaAGGAATAGGGAAATGAAAGGGCAGAGAAATGTGGAGACAACAACAATAGGGAAAGTGCGCTCACCCAAACAAGAGAAGATAAaagaggcggtggcgtcaacggaagagaagcgacgcGAAGGGGGCGTCgatgagagggaggaaagaggcacCACATCCATCAGCGGAAACTCACTCACgcgaagcgagagagagaggataaGAAACGCTCGACGTAGCAGCTGCCATGGCAAACCCAAAACTGGAAAGACCCGAACAACGCAAGACACACAGAAGACCGCAAAggccctcctcatcctcctcctggGAAGCATATGCGTGTCAAGGCGGGGGAGTGGGGGCGCCGTTATGTCACAAGACTGCGGCTTACGGCTgttgggtgggtgtgtgtgtgtgtgtgtgccggaTAGGCCATGGCAAAACAACCCTGGATGAgttgaaggagaagaggaaccaaagctgtttttctctccaaCGTGTCCGCTCTCCGccacacaacacacgagTGGATCACCACCCCGCCCACGGCCGgccacaggcccaccgcGTCGTGCAACGCCGTCGTGGGAACGCCTTCGTGCAGCGCGCCGGCCCCGTCACAAACACCGCccaccaccggcaccggcaggcagcgagagccaggcacgcacacgcccgaGTCATGCCGACACACTGCGCACCACACGGACGGCGCCAAcgcccccaccgccgcaggcctctccgccgcagcgccgcccagaGCCTGACcaccgacagcagcagtgacacaCCGCACGGACCTCCCCTGCACTGTAGGCACCTGAtgccctgtcaccgccagaagcggcCCGCCACTTGGCGAGGGCGGgtggggctgcttggcttcctcACAGAGTGCGGAGGTATACTGGGCCCTGAGATACGAAGCACTGAGGCGtgcgtccccccccccaatgtCATCACGGGTgtacagagagggggagggcgaaaTAGAAAATGAAGAAGCAAACGAATGACGTATAAAACGACGAGAAAAATGTTCGAAAGCGCCGCACACGAACGCGGGAGTGACACGTGGGTCGACGGGAGAGTGGGGAGGTGCCGTTAGAaatgaaagagaaaacgcaCACTCCGGCACAACGGCCCGTCTTCTTCCCTGTTGTATTTGCTCATGTAATCACTGTCGGGGTCTTGCGGCCAGTCAGCGATTCCATCTTGGAGACCTGCAGCGCGACTTCGATGAGGGCCTTCAGCGCAGTGCTTGCAGCTGGCAGTGTCTTCTCCGCCAAGTGCGACTTCACCGTGTCTGAGTCCATATACTGCTCGAGGTAGAGTCGGATAGTGGCTCCAGAGGAACCGGTGCCACTCAGCCGCAGCACGAAGCGCGACCCATCCCCgaagagcacacgcacgccctgCCCCGTCGAGACGGAGCCGTCGATGGGGTCAGTGTAGCTGAAGTTGTCGATCGTCTTGCAGGCGGCACCGCCGAGATGCGGCAcgtctgccgccgctgtacTCTCGACCGTCGCCATGACAGCCTTCGCAGCCTCGGTGGAAATGTTTTCGTAATCGTATCGGCTGTAGTAATTGCGGCCATACGTTGCCCAGTGCTCCTCCACAATCTGCTGGACGCCGACCAGTGGGGTGCCAGGCGTATTGCGCTTTGCAATCACCGAAAGCCAGAAGAGCGACGCCCAGATACCGTCCTTCTCTCGAATGTGGTTGCTGCCCGTGCCGAAACTCTCTTCGCCGCAGAGCAGAGGGTTAAAGTCCGTGCCTCCGTAGACATCTTTGCTGTCCATGAGATTGCCAAAGAACTTCCACCCCGTAGGGACCTCGAAGAGGGTCAAGCCCTTTGCCGCGGCGACGCGGTCGACCGCACCACTCGTCGGCATCGACCGCGCCACGGCCTTGAGCCCGGAGTTGCCGCTCTTCATGAAGAAGGGCACGCAGTCAGCGTTGGCAGCCAGGACGGCAAGTGAATCAGACGGGTTCacgaagaagcggcagccgAGGATCATGTTGCGATCCGCATCACCATCGAACGCGACACCGAAGCTTGGCACCGTGCTGACGTGCTTCATCGCAGGATTCGCGTTGCCGTCCGGCAGCAGCCCCATCACCTGCACCAGATCGTCCGCGTACGTCAGATTCGGATCGGGGTGGCACCCGCCAAAGTTAGGGAGGACGTTCGTGTGGTGTAGGGAAGCCTTGGGCACGCCAAGATGGTCGTGAAAGATGCGGTCAACGTATGGGCCGCTGACACCGTGAAGGCTGTCCACATGGACCTTAAAGTCGAGGCGCTGCATGAGAGTCTTGATGGACTCAAAGTCGAACACCTCCTGCATGTACGCCACGTAGTCGGTCAAGCTGTCCACCACTTCCACCTGAAAGTTGTAGGCGTCAAAGGAGTAGACACCGACAGCGCTGATGTCCACCTCCGGTAGCGCCGTGGCCATCTTGATCTGCGTAATGTTGAGCGTTTCCTCGTAGATCTGGGACGTCAGCTTCTCTGGTGCCGGGCCGCCGTTCTCGGAGTTGTACTTGATGCCGAAGTCGGCGTCCGGGCCACCAGGGTTGTGGCTAGCCGTCAAGATAAAAGCGCCGGTCGCCTTGTGCCCATCTGCATcacagcgacggcgcaccaTCGTCGAGACGGCTGGCGTGGAGAGAAGCCCGTGCTGGcctacccacacacgccgcaCCCCATTTGCGGCGGAGACCTTCAGGATCACTTGCACCGCCTCGGTGGTGTAGTAGCGGCCATCACCCCCCACAACTAGCACGTCTGGCACAGCGCCatgacgctgcagcgcgttgaAGGTGCTCTGCACAAAATTCGCTGTGTAGTTGGGCTGCTGAAATACCGTGACCTTCTTACGCAACCCCGATGTGCCCGGCTTCTGATCCTTGTACGCCGTCGTCGGTACCTCCATCGCTACTTGACGGAGGTGTAGGTAATGTAGTGAGTGCACGATGGGGAAGGGCtgagcaaaggaaaagatggacgagaaaggagggggtgggaggagacAGCGGCGGTATCGGAACGTGGTGCTGTGGTgtcagaggaagaggagaaacacAGGAGGGGGAAATGAAGAGACTCTGCCAGCCGACGTGGTAATACTTGCGTGGGGTCGTGATGGTGTTGCGGGCGGCGGCTaagcgagagaagcaatTCGTGGATGGGTATGAGGAGGTGTTCTTATAAAGCAGCAACAGAAATGATTCAGACTGCGTGTAAACTTGCTGGGCACTTCATTTCTTTTGAGAAACAAAGCGAAAGGATGTGCGCGTATGTACATGATgggcagaggaaggaggggtcATAacgaagcgagagaagagtgccagcagctgcgggtgtAGAGATgcagcaaagaaaaacacgcagtgcacacacacacacgcacacattcTTAAGTGtcagtgtgggtgtgggtgtgggtgtgtgtgggggggggggtgcactggcagaagagaagcaagcgGTCAGCGGGTCCATATCcgacacagagacacgcacacacgcagcacaaTCGTTGTCCTTGGAGATAGGTGGGCTCCGCCAGCATCTCTGAGATGCGCTACACACGTGAATGTtgtgcgcatgtgtctgCTCTTTGCCTACAACTGGTATGCTCCTGCTACTAACACCACTAAGTTGTTTGCTTTCTgtctgctcccccccccccggtaTAATTCCCTTCACATCACACGCAGGTGAGGGGCGGTGTTGCAGAAGAGATGACAACGTTGGGCGAGTCAGCAACACGCATGACCAACTCCATCGCTGTGACGTCGATCCACAGTCGAGTAAAGAAACGCCCAACAGAGGAGAACAGCCCCTATGCTCAGGACGAGCAGGAAAACCGCAATAACGTAGGGAGAAATTGGGGTTCGGGGGTCTCACAGAGCAGGGGCGCCGGGCCTTGTTCGTCTCCAGGCTCATAGCCTTCTAGGGGGCGTTATGGTCCTTATTCGAAACCATGAGGACGGGGACGGCAGACGACGTGAGAAGAGTGGTCGcatgccgcagcagccgcccTCCACGTACGTCACTCAGCGCCAAAGTCCCCCTTggcacgccgccgcacccCCTCGTTCACCGCGGCAGGGTAGCTCTTCAGTATCTGACGAAGCTCTTGTGAAGGCAAGTCATGGCGGCGCATCAGTGTGCTGAGAAGCTGCGGGTTGCACCGAGTGCCACGCTGTACGCACTCCCGAAAGACAGTGACGGCCTCTGACCAGTTCGCAGCCGCGTCGATCACCAGGCACGCCGGAAATGTGCccagtggcggtgctgggCGGGGCGGAGACGCGTGGTCGTAGCGGAGACCCTCCCGCGGCACAAGAAGTTCGAGTACTGCGCTTGCATAAAACACCGCCCTACCCTTGGAAGG
Encoded here:
- a CDS encoding DNA polymerase eta, putative (TriTrypDB/GeneDB-style sysID: LpmP.21.0650.A~partially sequenced tandemly duplicated gene), which produces GHVDDAYANCRRDTKASNAGGSGSSTDAKSGTGLYVFYRVRGFGSDTVADPVLPRGMRASKIFHPMCSSWSAAQLWMAPLAGELWHRFSEYESHYYKEGRSLVVVFRTYVTPEQVRRGQHTRSYRAQAPLPANVRDATEIADIGLREFVKLMREVTREEKGGEWKSGSTTSLLSPHLFTNPTNEVPDAPTGIAAPANDVSAMPPLRFLELSIIGLRVRPLPPTEGGNGGTAGGTDGGTSASTQCSLADMFAALSANATASAGSKGTRTAVVGGGVLRKRHRSGSRDADVTRGLRQEVVVEIDDGNEDESVSDDCVDVDVNFGEAAEGVKSDASFQRGQLARPAGASSPPLKRTLKDPFHRTTMTTDVSAAERAHVPTSAARQVTTVCVEEDDVTVCVTQQGCVSITEVSSEDETRS
- a CDS encoding DNA polymerase eta, putative (TriTrypDB/GeneDB-style sysID: LpmP.21.0650.B~partially sequenced tandemly duplicated gene); this translates as MRCIAHVDMDCFYAQVEAVRLGLDCRVTPFALLQWGNFIAVNYPARARGVKRFCLSPDEVRRELPDVQMSHIATYAVGESEYCYPEAPRINTHKVSL
- a CDS encoding phosphoglucomutase, putative (TriTrypDB/GeneDB-style sysID: LpmP.21.0670); this translates as MEVPTTAYKDQKPGTSGLRKKVTVFQQPNYTANFVQSTFNALQRHGAVPDVLVVGGDGRYYTTEAVQVILKVSAANGVRRVWVGQHGLLSTPAVSTMVRRRCDADGHKATGAFILTASHNPGGPDADFGIKYNSENGGPAPEKLTSQIYEETLNITQIKMATALPEVDISAVGVYSFDAYNFQVEVVDSLTDYVAYMQEVFDFESIKTLMQRLDFKVHVDSLHGVSGPYVDRIFHDHLGVPKASLHHTNVLPNFGGCHPDPNLTYADDLVQVMGLLPDGNANPAMKHVSTVPSFGVAFDGDADRNMILGCRFFVNPSDSLAVLAANADCVPFFMKSGNSGLKAVARSMPTSGAVDRVAAAKGLTLFEVPTGWKFFGNLMDSKDVYGGTDFNPLLCGEESFGTGSNHIREKDGIWASLFWLSVIAKRNTPGTPLVGVQQIVEEHWATYGRNYYSRYDYENISTEAAKAVMATVESTAAADVPHLGGAACKTIDNFSYTDPIDGSVSTGQGVRVLFGDGSRFVLRLSGTGSSGATIRLYLEQYMDSDTVKSHLAEKTLPAASTALKALIEVALQVSKMESLTGRKTPTVIT
- a CDS encoding DNA polymerase eta, putative (TriTrypDB/GeneDB-style sysID: LpmP.21.0660); this encodes MRCIAHVDMDCFYAQVEAVRLGLDCRVTPLVLAQWGSLIAVNYPARARGVKRFSRVSEAQALCPELIIALSPSYRMGEATYQYHPHPVPDSYKISLEPYRHASRQIFAILRSEPGVMVGKAGIDEAYVDVTEAARRELAEVRAAAAGASLDPLVDVMEPSTRLIEDRRAEMEAWLCARGTSLAAVFDEPMRALVRGECGAGLEGSRAFCVGADDAAYAERCLLLCAASRVVHRLRQRIYAELHYDCSAGIAHNRVLAKCISARHKPNQQTLLLPDRGASALFELPLSGLRGFGGKLGAAVSVVCGGVTECREAWLVPLAQLYKLDGTHDVGVGADAEEDGERRKSRPLARKRRRTALSSLERDHQGLVAHTTSEYVFYLLRGFGEDTVSNRPLPKSIIASKNFGRVTTSAEVVRSWVTVLASELCSRYNEFTALYHLRGRSFNIKLGNSGFRSMSGLSSNTVALPEAIQPDVLAAVAMREVHAVFRNKPDAAADSVTLTIGGFVSDGTGETGAVPSLTAITGERTTAGKKRVARGHTRQQTLLSSFIAAVADGRGTGAACQQSGDGVEEILSGDERWLDDSDSNDSVHIEDDAGILSLSSHSLCPSGDDTSSVVLVGETPPLHECDVVPETYSVAKVRTLDVSESSPWEAATAPPPPTLLFSSPLPTGKAASEESPEKSHSVTKHREEHQHHLGGHSHVVSRPAPPSVLALPFLSPPRSSPTSANTVVFNGEEDEDGVTVID